In one window of Nodosilinea sp. PGN35 DNA:
- a CDS encoding DUF928 domain-containing protein, with product MHKPAIAAALTLGSLSGMFLSVGNPSWGNEVVAGHPVHLAQGSNRRSYEPPPNSRAPRRTVGGGTRGGCDGSAPINLTALAPQAHTGATAAARPTLVWYVPDETPYQMQLQLYRYTAAEGDALTPVNTFDLGESQPGYQSFTLPESEPALAAGGTYRWKVILQCNPGRPSQVALDEADLQVVAANWAALGRGSLVDRAEQAIAAGLWYDAIALLSEAPSPEATAYRRDLLAGLAEQEALNPSDEISQFSDRLTYLAEQE from the coding sequence ATGCACAAACCAGCGATCGCAGCGGCATTGACCCTCGGCAGCCTGAGCGGCATGTTTCTATCGGTGGGCAACCCCAGCTGGGGCAATGAGGTGGTCGCTGGCCACCCCGTTCACCTGGCCCAAGGGTCAAATCGTCGAAGCTACGAACCGCCGCCCAACTCGCGGGCACCTCGCCGCACCGTGGGGGGTGGCACCCGAGGCGGCTGCGATGGCAGCGCCCCCATCAACCTCACCGCCCTGGCCCCCCAGGCGCATACAGGCGCAACGGCGGCGGCTCGCCCCACGCTGGTGTGGTACGTGCCCGACGAAACCCCTTACCAAATGCAGCTTCAGCTCTACCGCTACACCGCCGCCGAGGGCGACGCGCTGACCCCGGTCAACACGTTTGATTTAGGGGAGAGCCAGCCGGGCTACCAGTCGTTCACGCTGCCTGAGAGCGAACCGGCCCTGGCGGCGGGCGGCACCTACCGCTGGAAGGTGATTTTGCAGTGCAACCCAGGGCGGCCCTCCCAGGTGGCGCTGGATGAGGCCGATTTGCAGGTGGTAGCCGCCAACTGGGCCGCCCTGGGCCGGGGCAGTCTGGTCGATCGCGCCGAGCAGGCGATCGCCGCCGGGCTCTGGTACGATGCGATCGCCCTGCTGTCTGAGGCTCCATCCCCCGAGGCCACTGCCTATCGCCGCGATCTGCTGGCGGGGCTGGCCGAGCAGGAGGCGTTGAACCCCAGCGATGAAATTTCTCAGTTCAGCGATCGCCTCACCTACCTGGCCGAGCAGGAGTAG
- a CDS encoding CHASE2 domain-containing protein: MKPFDELRHSWQRPSPAEKKPWRQVVPGVVVLGLVVGARLAGLFEGLELKMLDTLLRWRPAEATDERVLIVGIDEADIQRLGTYPVPDGVLAELLQALAVHRPRAVGIDIYRDLAVEPGHAALVETLATLPNAIAIENILSNPPVAAPAFLPPEQVGFIDFPQDDDGFVRRALLGSPNAVGEFRFSLALRLAETYLQAEGLALENGQRDPWAMRFGDTEFSQISPQTGGYVGADAGGHQILLNGRSGPQPFRQVTLQQVLDGSVAPSWIEDAIVLIGITSSSAKDFLNSAVVAADSPGLVYGVVMQAHATSQLVSAVLDDRPLLRPWPQGLAYLWIVLWGGVGTVLIGWIKSPSWYLLTLGLIGLSLVGVSFGLLWLGGWWLPLVPTLVVFSVNGLVLPGFYLYDQTLRSRIAERQQIIDQTYSAIHNGPLQTLALLLRETDADAEARPRLERLNQELRDIRESLPAAAPPESEAIPLHEKLWETYTATLERGEQDFPGLRSLKLKVVTFEPLGTLGLSADDRQGLCQFLEEALLNVGKHGVNVTRLTVVCQATATENLIQVIDNGQGPYSLDASPAGTGWGTRQAKQLAQRLHGQFKREFSGAGTCCELRWPLVAQRRLGLRALGK; the protein is encoded by the coding sequence ATGAAACCCTTTGATGAACTTCGGCACAGTTGGCAACGCCCTAGCCCGGCAGAAAAAAAGCCGTGGCGGCAGGTGGTGCCCGGTGTGGTGGTGCTGGGGCTGGTGGTGGGTGCCCGGTTGGCAGGCCTGTTTGAGGGCCTGGAGCTAAAAATGCTGGATACGCTGCTGCGCTGGCGACCGGCGGAAGCCACCGACGAGCGGGTGCTGATTGTGGGCATCGACGAGGCCGACATTCAGCGGCTGGGCACCTACCCCGTGCCCGACGGGGTGCTGGCCGAGCTGCTGCAAGCCCTGGCAGTGCATCGGCCTCGCGCGGTGGGCATCGATATCTATCGCGATCTGGCGGTGGAGCCGGGCCACGCCGCCCTGGTTGAAACCCTGGCGACTCTGCCCAATGCGATCGCCATTGAGAACATATTGAGCAACCCGCCCGTGGCGGCCCCGGCCTTTTTGCCCCCCGAGCAGGTGGGGTTTATCGATTTTCCCCAGGATGACGACGGGTTTGTGCGCCGTGCCCTGCTGGGGTCGCCCAATGCGGTGGGGGAGTTTCGCTTTTCCCTGGCGCTGCGGCTGGCGGAGACCTATCTGCAAGCCGAGGGGCTGGCTCTGGAGAATGGCCAGCGCGACCCCTGGGCCATGCGCTTTGGGGATACGGAATTTTCTCAGATTTCTCCCCAGACCGGCGGCTACGTGGGGGCCGATGCCGGGGGGCACCAGATTTTGCTCAACGGGCGCAGTGGGCCTCAGCCCTTTCGCCAGGTGACGTTGCAGCAGGTGCTCGACGGCAGCGTAGCCCCCAGCTGGATTGAAGATGCCATTGTGCTAATTGGCATTACCTCGTCGAGCGCGAAGGACTTTCTCAACTCGGCTGTGGTGGCGGCGGACAGCCCAGGGCTGGTATACGGGGTGGTGATGCAGGCCCACGCCACGAGTCAACTGGTGAGTGCGGTGCTGGACGATCGCCCCCTGCTGCGCCCCTGGCCCCAGGGTCTGGCATACCTGTGGATTGTGCTGTGGGGTGGGGTGGGCACGGTGTTGATTGGGTGGATCAAGTCGCCCTCCTGGTACCTGTTGACCCTGGGCCTAATTGGCCTGAGCCTGGTGGGGGTGAGCTTTGGCCTGCTGTGGCTGGGGGGCTGGTGGCTGCCGCTGGTGCCGACGCTGGTGGTGTTTAGCGTCAACGGGCTGGTGCTGCCGGGGTTTTATCTGTACGACCAAACCCTGCGATCGCGCATTGCCGAGCGCCAGCAAATCATCGACCAAACCTACAGCGCCATTCACAATGGCCCGCTGCAAACCCTAGCCCTGCTGCTGCGAGAGACTGACGCTGACGCCGAGGCCCGCCCCCGCCTAGAGCGCCTCAACCAGGAGCTGCGCGATATTCGCGAGAGCCTGCCCGCCGCCGCGCCGCCAGAGAGCGAGGCCATTCCCCTGCACGAAAAACTGTGGGAGACCTATACCGCTACCCTGGAGCGGGGCGAGCAAGATTTTCCGGGGCTGCGATCGCTCAAGCTCAAGGTCGTCACCTTTGAACCCCTGGGCACCCTGGGCCTGTCGGCAGATGACCGCCAGGGGCTCTGCCAGTTTTTAGAAGAGGCTCTGCTCAACGTGGGCAAACACGGGGTGAACGTCACCCGCCTGACGGTGGTCTGCCAGGCCACCGCCACCGAAAACCTGATTCAGGTGATCGACAACGGCCAGGGGCCGTACTCCCTAGACGCTTCTCCAGCGGGCACGGGCTGGGGCACCCGCCAGGCCAAACAGCTGGCCCAGCGGCTGCACGGGCAGTTTAAGCGCGAGTTTAGCGGTGCGGGCACCTGCTGCGAGCTGCGGTGGCCCCTGGTGGCCCAGCGTCGCCTGGGCCTGCGGGCGCTGGGAAAATGA
- a CDS encoding calcium-binding protein — protein sequence MAKINGTVFSDVITGTIGNDSIAAFGGNDYIYGSFGNDFINGGSGFDTVDYSFLGQPITLEAGGFVSKGAAGVDKIVSVDNVIGAIGQFNTIDASTGTSGIVSISVDLSLNSLIVNDVPGIGTLSLGVQNFIDVIGTTQADFIAGDFQDNILDGNGGNDVLFGGAGNDLLFGGSGNDILLGGSGSDTLIGGSGNDFLNGYGFTLGEFDVLTGGSGADVFVLGDANGPYYLGSGYATITDFNFLEGDKIQVTGSASNYSLSFQDFSGGLSADTLIFFGNDLIGVVQDTTNVVPFFDFIAA from the coding sequence ATGGCTAAGATCAATGGCACAGTTTTTAGCGACGTAATTACTGGCACGATCGGCAACGATTCGATCGCTGCTTTTGGCGGAAATGACTATATCTACGGCAGCTTTGGCAATGATTTTATCAATGGCGGCTCCGGTTTTGACACCGTTGACTACAGCTTTCTCGGTCAGCCAATTACGCTAGAGGCCGGTGGCTTTGTGAGTAAGGGGGCCGCAGGGGTAGACAAAATTGTGTCAGTGGACAATGTGATTGGGGCGATCGGTCAATTCAACACCATCGATGCCTCGACAGGCACCAGCGGCATTGTGTCGATTAGCGTCGATCTGTCGCTCAACAGTTTAATTGTCAACGATGTACCGGGTATTGGCACCCTGAGCCTGGGGGTGCAGAATTTTATCGATGTGATTGGCACCACCCAGGCCGATTTTATTGCCGGAGACTTTCAAGACAACATTCTCGACGGCAACGGCGGCAATGACGTTTTGTTTGGTGGTGCGGGCAACGATCTGCTGTTTGGCGGCTCGGGCAACGATATTCTTTTAGGGGGCAGCGGTAGCGACACGCTGATTGGGGGGTCTGGCAATGACTTTCTCAACGGGTATGGCTTTACCCTCGGCGAGTTTGATGTGTTGACGGGGGGCTCGGGGGCCGATGTGTTTGTGCTGGGCGATGCCAACGGCCCTTACTACCTGGGTTCTGGCTATGCCACTATTACAGACTTCAACTTTTTAGAGGGCGATAAGATTCAGGTGACGGGTAGCGCCAGCAACTACAGCCTCTCCTTCCAGGATTTTTCGGGCGGGCTAAGTGCCGATACGCTGATCTTCTTTGGCAATGATTTAATTGGCGTTGTTCAAGATACAACGAACGTGGTGCCTTTCTTTGATTTTATTGCCGCTTAA
- a CDS encoding filamentous hemagglutinin N-terminal domain-containing protein, which translates to MRPSPVVPLLSGLALVAAIAPGHPQVIPDRTLGSEGTVVSPGIEVRGSEADLVEGGAQRGSNLFHSFQEFNIDAGQRLYFASPAGVESILSRITGGNPSAIFGTLGVDGTADLFLINPNGLVFGETATLDIQGSFHASTAEAIPLGNGVYSATAPEQSSLLTVNPSAFFSTYLSESSGNIESRAALAAGENLTLAANQLDLQRQVAAGGDLTLLGNTVQIRDRVNAPFVGFAGGDLLVQGNEQVDIVALSHPDSGLYSYGDMVLRSRNPVGGDAHYWSGGNFRVETLDGSGGSLFSPIDPIIRSLGDVFFEVYVGSSLHILAGGSVAFDTAFITDPDPGVFGIDFLQETITLSDGTVVQVDGGAQPTLDLRAGVSPELFGTPPIELLTGFDVATDAFDNLFLEDIPLSANIVVGDVFIAAPNGLVLLTNQYQPNTNLSGGNISIIGGSIFSNSGINVSRASDQGGAVYLDARGDVFVINSFIDTTSVGAVGDIVINADSTVRIDGTDGSRDTGIFANISSAGAGTGGNIRINSGSLEVLNGALINASVFGNGQGGNIELNIRGTASFAGVNLTDGIPSGVSSTIQPGGIGAGGNIQINASVLEVLDGAQILASTFGIGNSGNIRIDVDERVYAAGFNPIINNLATGILNGIASIESSTGGNIEISTKTLELFDGAQISTSIFGMGNAGNVILNVTEQARLVGSNRTDGGVTGVISSVQPGSEGRGGNVQIIARNLEVLNGAALSTETSGRGNAGSMILTVAEQARFEGSSTTGFDSGAFSLVGPNGAGSGGTIQILARNLEVLNGAILSASTFGSGDAGSINLNIAELVRFVGFSPVDGNLSGAFSSVEPGVEGVGGNIRIRARNLEVLDGAVLNAATFGLGDAGSVILDISELARFSGTDATGSPSGAFSSVQPTGEGKGGNIQVRARNLEILQNATLDTTSSGIGNAGNIDLTTLERLLVNNGTIATFTVATSGGQVNIQAGQVVLRNDGDIQTFVGRGEGGGGNITIASNFLIALEDSDILAFSADGRGGIIDLSRTTFFGQNPSIAARNLSLNELLDLDGNDRVDINATGGIESGQIFVGDATFVENSLTALTDAIVDTSALTAGSCIARSQDSLGAFVVTGRDGLPATPGDGGISAYPTGTVRTGDEPIATGLQEPDGVYQLPNGRLVLSRACN; encoded by the coding sequence ATGCGCCCCAGCCCCGTTGTTCCGCTGCTGTCTGGTCTGGCGCTGGTGGCGGCGATCGCGCCGGGCCACCCCCAGGTCATTCCCGATCGCACCCTGGGGTCTGAGGGCACAGTGGTCTCACCCGGCATTGAGGTGCGCGGCAGCGAGGCCGACCTGGTAGAAGGCGGTGCCCAACGCGGCAGCAACCTGTTCCACAGCTTTCAAGAGTTCAACATCGATGCCGGGCAGCGGCTCTACTTCGCCAGCCCGGCGGGGGTTGAGTCGATTCTCAGCCGCATTACCGGGGGCAACCCGTCGGCTATCTTTGGCACCTTGGGGGTCGATGGCACAGCCGATTTGTTTTTGATCAACCCGAACGGTCTGGTGTTTGGCGAAACCGCCACCCTCGACATTCAAGGGTCATTTCATGCCAGCACCGCCGAGGCAATTCCCCTGGGCAACGGGGTCTACAGCGCCACGGCCCCCGAGCAGAGCAGTCTGCTAACGGTGAACCCCAGCGCCTTCTTTAGCACCTACCTGAGTGAGTCGTCGGGCAATATCGAGAGCCGCGCCGCGCTAGCCGCTGGCGAAAACCTCACCCTGGCTGCCAACCAACTCGACTTGCAGCGGCAGGTTGCTGCCGGGGGCGATCTGACCCTGCTGGGCAACACCGTACAGATTCGCGACAGGGTAAATGCCCCATTTGTGGGATTCGCCGGGGGCGACCTGCTGGTGCAGGGCAACGAGCAGGTGGATATTGTGGCGCTGAGCCACCCCGACAGCGGGCTGTACAGCTATGGGGATATGGTGCTGCGATCGCGCAACCCCGTCGGCGGCGACGCCCACTACTGGAGCGGCGGCAACTTTCGCGTCGAAACCCTCGACGGCAGCGGCGGCAGCCTATTTAGCCCCATCGACCCCATCATCCGCTCCTTGGGAGACGTATTTTTTGAAGTTTATGTAGGTAGTTCGCTCCATATCTTAGCTGGTGGCTCAGTTGCGTTTGATACAGCTTTTATTACAGATCCTGACCCTGGAGTTTTCGGAATTGATTTTTTACAAGAAACCATCACTCTATCAGATGGCACAGTAGTGCAAGTAGATGGCGGTGCCCAACCCACATTAGACCTGCGGGCTGGTGTTAGTCCAGAACTTTTTGGGACGCCACCGATAGAGTTGTTAACAGGTTTTGATGTCGCTACTGACGCTTTTGACAATCTCTTTCTTGAAGACATTCCATTGAGCGCAAACATTGTTGTTGGTGATGTTTTCATTGCAGCACCTAATGGTTTGGTGCTACTGACCAACCAATATCAACCCAATACCAACCTATCTGGCGGCAATATTTCAATCATAGGTGGGAGCATCTTCAGCAACAGCGGCATTAATGTAAGCAGAGCTAGTGATCAGGGTGGTGCCGTTTACCTTGATGCTCGTGGCGATGTTTTTGTCATCAATAGTTTCATTGATACTACCTCCGTAGGGGCTGTAGGAGATATCGTAATCAATGCCGATAGCACTGTTCGGATAGATGGCACAGATGGCAGCCGCGACACGGGAATTTTTGCCAACATAAGCAGTGCTGGAGCAGGTACTGGTGGCAATATTCGCATAAATTCTGGAAGTCTTGAGGTTTTAAATGGAGCGCTAATTAATGCGTCAGTTTTTGGCAATGGTCAGGGTGGCAACATTGAGTTAAACATCCGTGGCACTGCCAGTTTTGCTGGCGTTAATTTGACTGACGGGATTCCTAGTGGTGTGTCTAGCACTATTCAGCCAGGTGGAATAGGCGCTGGAGGAAATATTCAAATAAATGCTAGCGTTCTTGAAGTCCTAGATGGAGCACAGATCCTTGCTTCGACTTTTGGGATAGGCAACTCAGGAAACATACGGATAGATGTTGACGAGCGAGTATATGCTGCTGGATTCAATCCCATAATTAATAATCTCGCCACTGGAATTCTCAACGGAATTGCATCTATAGAAAGCAGTACAGGTGGCAACATTGAAATATCCACTAAGACTCTTGAACTCTTCGATGGAGCGCAGATAAGCACCTCAATTTTTGGAATGGGGAATGCAGGTAATGTCATTCTAAATGTCACCGAGCAAGCTCGCCTTGTTGGTTCAAATCGTACTGATGGTGGCGTGACAGGGGTTATCAGTAGCGTTCAACCTGGAAGCGAAGGCAGAGGAGGAAATGTTCAGATTATTGCCCGCAATCTTGAAGTTCTTAATGGAGCGGCCCTAAGTACAGAGACTTCTGGAAGAGGAAACGCAGGCAGCATGATTTTAACTGTTGCTGAACAAGCCCGTTTTGAAGGATCTAGTACTACGGGCTTCGATAGTGGAGCTTTTAGCCTAGTTGGCCCCAATGGAGCAGGATCTGGTGGCACTATACAGATATTGGCCAGGAATCTTGAGGTACTCAATGGTGCCATACTTAGTGCCTCTACCTTTGGATCGGGTGATGCAGGCAGCATAAATTTAAACATCGCTGAGCTAGTTCGTTTCGTTGGGTTTAGTCCTGTTGACGGGAATCTCAGTGGAGCATTTAGCAGTGTTGAACCAGGCGTAGAGGGTGTTGGTGGAAACATTCGGATAAGAGCTAGAAACCTTGAAGTTCTCGATGGGGCTGTGCTCAACGCCGCAACTTTTGGTTTGGGTGATGCAGGCAGTGTAATTTTAGATATTTCCGAACTAGCCCGATTTTCTGGTACAGATGCTACAGGTTCACCTAGCGGAGCATTCAGCAGTGTTCAACCTACAGGAGAAGGCAAAGGCGGAAACATTCAAGTTAGAGCTAGAAACTTAGAAATACTGCAAAATGCAACCCTAGATACGACTAGTTCAGGGATAGGCAATGCGGGAAATATTGATTTGACAACTTTAGAGAGGCTATTAGTCAATAATGGCACTATAGCAACCTTCACGGTGGCGACCTCAGGAGGGCAGGTAAATATCCAGGCGGGTCAGGTCGTTCTCAGAAACGATGGAGATATTCAAACTTTTGTGGGACGGGGTGAGGGCGGCGGCGGCAACATTACGATCGCATCCAACTTCCTCATTGCCCTCGAAGACAGCGACATCTTGGCCTTTTCTGCCGACGGTCGAGGGGGCATCATTGACCTCAGCCGCACCACATTCTTTGGGCAAAACCCCAGCATTGCCGCCCGCAACCTGAGCCTTAATGAATTGCTAGATTTAGACGGCAACGATCGCGTCGATATCAACGCCACGGGCGGCATCGAGTCGGGCCAAATCTTTGTGGGCGACGCCACCTTTGTCGAAAACAGCCTGACCGCCCTCACCGATGCCATTGTTGACACCAGCGCCCTCACCGCTGGCAGCTGCATTGCCCGCAGCCAAGACAGCCTGGGGGCGTTTGTCGTCACAGGCCGCGACGGGTTGCCCGCCACCCCCGGCGACGGGGGCATCTCAGCCTACCCCACCGGCACGGTGCGCACAGGGGATGAGCCGATCGCCACCGGCCTTCAAGAGCCCGATGGCGTGTATCAACTGCCCAACGGGCGCTTAGTCCTGAGCCGCGCCTGCAACTAG